Genomic window (Granulicella arctica):
CCTCAAGCTTGGTATGCCACGGCATGTCGCTGCGCATCACGCGGGGCAGAATTTTGATACCCGTCTGGATCAGGCCCTTGGCCCAGCGCGCCTGCTGCGTCTTGAAGGCGGTCATCTCGATCGGGAGTTCAGCAGGGCATTCGACATCCTGCAGGTACTTGAACTTCCAGCCCACCATCTGGGCGCGATAGCTAAGGTCAGTGTCCTCGGTCAGAGTATCGTGCTGCCAGCCACCAGCCTCTCCGATCGTCGTCCGTCGCCACATGCCTGCTGTCCCGTTGAAGTTGAAGAAGACGCCAGCACGCGAGCGGCCGCCATGCTCCAGCACAAAATGCCCGTCCAGCAGGATAGCTTCTACCTGCGTCATGAAGGAGTAATTACGGTTCAGGTGCGTCCAGCGAGTCTGGACCATCCCGATCTGCGGCTCGGCAAAGTGCTGGATAACCTTCGTGATCCAGTCCGGCGGAGGAACGAAGTCCGCATCGAAGATAGCGACAAACTCGCCCTTCGCAACCTTGAGGCCTTCGTCCAGGGCTCCCGCCTTGTAGCCATAACGGTTGGTGCGATGCAGATAGACGATCGGTTGGGGAGCCATGCCCGGGAAGCCCTGGGCGTATCGCTCAACGATCTCGCGGGCCACCTCGACAGTCTCGTCCGTGGAGTCGTCAAGCACCTGGATCTCAAAGCGATCCCGCGGGTAATCCAGACGACAGATCGCTTCGATCAGGCGGTCGATCACGAACTGCTCATTAAAAATTGGCAGCTGAATGGTCACGAAGGGAAGCTGTCCCTCGGGAAACCGGGCCACCGGCTCATCCCATTTTGCCGCGTTCTTCTTGTTGCGAAAGTAGAGCCAGACCAACTGGTACCGGTGGATGCCGTAAAAGGCAAGGATCAGCATCACGATGAAGTAGGGAACTAAGAGGGCGGTGTCAAATGCGTTCCAGCGATAAAGATGCTCGAATGTGCGGTCGGCATAGTGCGTCTTCCAGTAGTGCCCAATGCCCTTTGGTGCGAGGAGCAGGGCGA
Coding sequences:
- a CDS encoding cellulose synthase family protein: MLLAPKGIGHYWKTHYADRTFEHLYRWNAFDTALLVPYFIVMLILAFYGIHRYQLVWLYFRNKKNAAKWDEPVARFPEGQLPFVTIQLPIFNEQFVIDRLIEAICRLDYPRDRFEIQVLDDSTDETVEVAREIVERYAQGFPGMAPQPIVYLHRTNRYGYKAGALDEGLKVAKGEFVAIFDADFVPPPDWITKVIQHFAEPQIGMVQTRWTHLNRNYSFMTQVEAILLDGHFVLEHGGRSRAGVFFNFNGTAGMWRRTTIGEAGGWQHDTLTEDTDLSYRAQMVGWKFKYLQDVECPAELPIEMTAFKTQQARWAKGLIQTGIKILPRVMRSDMPWHTKLEAWYHLTANLSYPLMIVLSTLLMPAMIIRSWQGLAQMLLIDLPLFMASTMSVSTFYLVSQKELFPKTWYKTFLYVPFLMALGVGLTITNTKAVLEALFGIKSAFARTPKYSVKKKGERSQAKVYRKRLGIVPWIELAIGCYFTGTVWYAISTENFFTVPFLLLFVLGYWYTGLLSLLQGRFERNANPGQELHEKPYPVGI